One part of the Phycisphaerae bacterium genome encodes these proteins:
- a CDS encoding ATP-binding protein — MARSIWAWSQQWEIPSETGAGRSILEALLAQLQEHGWSEDDQFGVHLSVEEALVNAIKHGNGYHPDKVVRVQACVSAERMEIEIEDAGDGFNPADVPDPTLEENLEVPSGRGLMLMRNFMSQVEYRDRGNRVWMEKQRSPEG, encoded by the coding sequence ATGGCGCGCAGTATCTGGGCATGGTCGCAGCAGTGGGAGATCCCCAGCGAAACGGGGGCTGGCCGCAGCATCTTGGAGGCGTTGTTGGCTCAGTTGCAGGAGCACGGCTGGAGCGAGGACGACCAGTTTGGGGTGCATTTGTCGGTCGAGGAGGCGTTGGTCAACGCGATCAAGCACGGCAACGGCTACCACCCGGACAAGGTGGTCAGGGTGCAAGCCTGTGTTTCGGCGGAACGGATGGAGATCGAGATTGAGGACGCGGGCGACGGCTTCAATCCGGCGGACGTGCCCGACCCGACGCTGGAAGAGAACCTCGAGGTGCCATCGGGGCGCGGGTTGATGCTGATGCGGAATTTCATGAGCCAGGTGGAGTACCGCGACCGGGGCAACCGCGTCTGGATGGAGAAGCAGCGGTCGCCGGAGGGTTGA